From a single Brassica oleracea var. oleracea cultivar TO1000 chromosome C5, BOL, whole genome shotgun sequence genomic region:
- the LOC106292414 gene encoding uncharacterized protein LOC106292414 gives MTYHSNVVEDALNNSHRRVSCDEILDVDRTVDAESGSKKASGGRLEPSSSNQGEILGTLATVEEDSQAIAESFSSLFVSLRSTLSEATGSSVDHMTCFGDAAGRLQETALDASTKGNRYINSCLRLNEEIKGVDTLAARLKHLRRNMDVLDTAVNKLLRPP, from the exons ATGACTTATCACTCCAATGTCGTGGAAGATGCCTTAAATAACAGTCACAGAAGAGTTTCATGTGATGAGATCC TTGATGTGGACCGGACGGTGGATGCGGAATCTGGGTCGAAGAAAGCCAGCGGCGGAAGATTGGAGCCGTCTTCTTCGAATCAGGGGGAGATATTGGGAACACTTGCTACGGTGGAGGAGGATTCACAAGCAATCGCGGAGAGCTTCTCGTCTCTCTTCGTTTCCCTCCGATCGACTCTCTCTGAG GCTACAGGAAGCTCAGTTGATCACATGACTTGCTTTGGAGATGCAGCTGGACGCCTTCAGGAAACCG CTCTAGATGCATCCACTAAAGGGAACCGCTACATCAATTCTTGCCTCAG ATTAAACGAGGAAATTAAAGGCGTTGATACTCTGGCGGCTCGGTT AAAGCACCTGAGGAGAAATATGGATGTTCTTGACACGGCTGTGAACAAGCTTCTCCGTCCTCCATGA
- the LOC106343599 gene encoding probable E3 ubiquitin-protein ligase LUL4: MGISFSTNRRRQNNRRHLLHHHPPPPYYYLDPPPPQPQPFPPHYDYNYSTYHIPPPLPPPPQINSCSYGHPYHYYPQHPQYLTTAQPNWWGPTMRPGFVCPPQPQTQMQPLPPPYVENQNAKKVRNDVNVHRDTVRLEVDDLVPGHHLVSFVFDAIFHGSFTITFFAKEEPNCTFIPQFPEVYPPTRFSFQKGPGQKFLQPSGTGSDLSFFALDDLSKPLEEDVYPLVISAETLISQNQMSEQSSVHKQVTQAVLEKDRDGSFRVKVVKQILWIEGVRYELRELYGSSNQGASSGLEDSGSGKECVICMTEAKDTAVLPCRHLCMCSDCAKELRLQSNKCPICRHPIEELLEINVNSSDEQHFT, translated from the exons ATGGGAATCTCCTTTAGCACCAACAGAAGACGACAGAACAACCGCCGTCACCTCCTCCACCACCATCCTCCACCGCCTTACTATTACCTCGATCCTCCTCCTCCTCAGCCGCAGCCATTTCCACCGCATTATGACTACAACTACTCCACTTACCACATCCCTCCACCTCTACCACCACCGCCACAGATCAACTCTTGTTCCTACGGTCATCCTTACCATTACTACCCTCAGCATCCTCAGTATCTCACCACAGCTCAACCCAACTGGTGGGGTCCAACGATGAGACCTGGATTTGTCTGTCCCCCTCAGCCTCAAACGCAAATGCAGCCTCTTCCACCTCCTTACGTGGAGAATCAGAACGCCAAGAAGGTGAGGAACGATGTCAACGTGCATAGAGATACGGTGAGGCTCGAAGTAGACGATTTAGTCCCTGGCCACCATCTAGTTTCCTTCGTCTTCGATGCCATTTTTCACGGCAG TTTCACTATCACCTTCTTTGCAAAGGAGGAACCAAACTGCACGTTTATCCCGCAGTTTCCAGAGGTTTATCCACCGACAAGGTTCTCTTTTCAGAAAGGTCCTGGACAGAAGTTTCTACAGCCTTCAGGGACAGGATCCGACCTGAGCTTCTTCGCTCTTGACGATCTTTCAAAACCTTTAGAAGAAGATGTGTACCCGCTTGTTATATCAGCTGAGACGTTAATCTCTCAAAATCAAATGTCAGAGCAGTCATCGGTTCATAAGCAAGTCACTCAAGCGGTTCTTGAGAAAGATAGGGACGGATCTTTCAGAGTGAAAGTTGTGAAGCAGATTCTTTGGATCGAAGGAGTTCGGTATGAACTTCGTGAGCTGTATGGATCGAGTAATCAAGGTGCATCCTCGGGGTTAGAGGACAGTGGTTCGGGTAAAGAATGTGTTATCTGCATGACTGAGGCTAAGGACACAGCTGTGCTGCCTTGTAGACACTTG TGCATGTGTAGTGACTGTGCGAAAGAATTGAGGCTTCAGTCGAACAAATGTCCGATTTGTCGACACCCTATCGAGGAGCTCTTAGAGATCAACGTGAACAGTAGTGATGAACAGCACTTTACTTGA
- the LOC106296011 gene encoding probable H/ACA ribonucleoprotein complex subunit 1 isoform X2, whose amino-acid sequence MSKEEFMKIQTCVLKVNIHCDGCKQKVKKILQKIEGVFTTKIDSDQGKVTVSGNVDPSVLIKKLAKSGKHAEVWGAPKGNNNNQNQLANQMKGMQIDNGKGVGGKNNNNNNKGPKNGGGGGGGGGGGGGNSNAPKMGQQLNPQQIQQLQQIQKMKGFQDLKLPPQLKDSKGAAPPPNKNQKGVKFDVPEDDDDDDDFTDDDEFDDEFTDDDDEFDDDEFGDLPPPSNKMKPNMMMPNAQQMMMNAQKNANLGGKGGPGGGNGGGGGGKGGPGGSGGGKGAPGGGGNQNQGGGKNGGKNGGGGGGHPQDGKNGGGPNAGKKATTTTATVFSSGYEPATCHGKRAVPTNDVRKAATGS is encoded by the exons ATGAGTAAAGAAGAGTTTATGAAGATCCAG ACTTGTGTTCTTAAAGTGAACATACACTGTGATGGATGTAAGCAGAAAGTCAAGAAAATCTTGCAGAAAATCGAAG GTGTTTTCACGACCAAGATTGATTCAGACCAAGGGAAAGTGACTGTCTCCGGGAACGTAGATCCTTCAGTTCTCATCAAAAAGCTTGCAAAATCTGGTAAACATGCCGAAGTCTGGGGAGCTCCAAAGGGTAACAACAACAATCAGAATCAGTTGGCCAATCAGATGAAAGGGATGCAGATAGACAATGGAAAAGGTGTCGGTGGAAAGAACAATAACAACAACAATAAAGGTCCAAAGAACGGCGGTGGCGGTGGAGGAGGTGGAGGAGGCGGCGGAGGTAACAGTAACGCGCCGAAGATGGGACAGCAACTGAATCCACAACAGATTCAGCAGCTTCAACAGATCCAGAAGATGAAAGGGTTTCAAGATCTGAAGCTTCCTCCACAGTTGAAGGATTCCAAGGGCGCTGCTCCTCCTCCGAACAAGAACCAGAAAGGAGTGAAGTTTGATGTTCCTGAGGATGATGATGATGATGATGACTTCACTGATGACGACGAGTTTGATGATGAGTTCACTGACGATGACGACGAGTTTGATGACGACGAGTTTGGTGATCTCCCTCCTCCGTCTAATAAGATGAAGCCTAACATGATGATGCCTAACGCTCAGCAGATGATGATGAACGCTCAGAAGAACGCTAATCTTGGCGGTAAAGGTGGTCCCGGCGGTGGAAACGGCGGCGGCGGCGGTGGTAAAGGTGGTCCCGGAGGCAGTGGCGGTGGAAAAGGTGCTCCTGGTGGCGGTGGGAATCAAAACCAGGGCGGAGGCAAGAACGGTGGTAAAAACGGTGGTGGTGGCGGTGGACATCCACAAGATGGTAAAAACGGCGGTGGTCCAAACGCCGGAAAGAAGG CAACAACAACAACAGCAACAGTATTTAGCAGCGGTTATGAACCAGCAACGTGCCATGGGAAACGAGCGGTTCCAACCAATGATGTACGCAAGGCCGCCACCGGCAGTTAA
- the LOC106343600 gene encoding uncharacterized protein LOC106343600, translating to MKTTKVKFTKEMIESIKDKLPRLSFLLLFLRQCYGGCGDRAHLLPCSITTSSTRFWNLSDRPVELQIRVGSILKRVHTLKPGRSKKLRHSSLHRAYVPDQEGRRWLYYDDTCLPYVWVHETGTDLSKMVKQQYVSLDDLRDCSEIRVFKDLQRGCVSVEKRDRASALC from the coding sequence ATGAAAACAACAAAAGTGAAGTTCACAAAAGAGATGATAGAGTCTATCAAAGACAAGCTCCCAAGGCTCAGCTTTCTCCTCCTCTTCCTCCGACAATGTTACGGCGGTTGTGGAGACCGGGCACACTTACTCCCTTGCTCTATCACCACTTCCTCCACCCGCTTCTGGAACCTCTCTGATCGTCCCGTGGAGCTTCAGATTCGAGTCGGGTCGATCCTTAAACGTGTCCACACTCTCAAACCGGGACGTTCCAAAAAGCTCAGGCACAGTAGCCTCCACAGAGCCTACGTTCCTGACCAGGAAGGACGTCGATGGCTGTACTACGACGACACGTGTTTACCGTACGTATGGGTTCATGAGACCGGTACGGACTTGTCAAAGATGGTGAAGCAACAGTACGTGAGTCTCGATGATCTTAGGGATTGCTCGGAGATTAGGGTTTTTAAGGATTTACAGAGAGGTTGTGTCTCTGTTGAGAAGAGAGACAGAGCTTCTGCTTTGTGTTGA
- the LOC106295655 gene encoding uncharacterized protein LOC106295655 produces MPEKGAILSPVQSQLLTPRPSPLLRWRLGALTTLVFFLMLVVWSIDGCSIQTFVQPWRLNAYSLRISTSPSPSPSPSPSLKPHLLDSDKPHRQNLTTVLNVKKTNLTTNSTRVQQLQWITAEPEKNFTANLTTNSTRVQLRWITAEPEKNFTANLMRNWLAPGGAPCREAKTVEISLPGVDGVDPVVLTAGEIHVFTFQALDESKAAVCIGGDYFETDLSGEKWKSRPPVKDFGNGTYSMSLQVHPEFAGEFNLTVILLFRHYQGLKFSTARLGFDKKLRDVRLRFVKKPDVSLPELRSCKRSDFTRDAWSGRWIRLGKNDSCQISNDGRYRCLPAGFPCRKPWCEGAVGGLESNGWVYSTHCSFKMFSGETAWGCLKNKWLFFWGDSNHVDSIRNMLNFVLGHPEIPAVPRRFDMKFSNPKNESETVRITSIFNGHWNETQNYQGLDSLKDQDFRELLKKYFSEEDRVPDAMFVNSGLHDGIHWHSIRAFEKGAETAAAFWREVFDGVKSRGLKPPEVIFRNTIATGGYARLLAFNPSKMEAFNGVFLEKMKDAGLVTSVVDNFDMTYPWHYDNRCNDGVHYGRTPAKMRWRDGEIGHQYFVDVMLIHVLLNALCVR; encoded by the coding sequence ATGCCGGAGAAAGGAGCGATTCTATCTCCGGTTCAGAGCCAGTTACTGACACCACGCCCGAGTCCTCTCCTTCGATGGCGTCTCGGTGCTCTTACAACACTCGTCTTCTTCCTCATGTTAGTCGTCTGGAGCATCGACGGTTGCTCCATCCAAACCTTCGTGCAGCCGTGGAGACTCAACGCATACTCCCTTCGAATCAGCACTTCTCCCTCTCCTTCCCCTTCCCCTTCGCCGTCATTAAAACCTCATCTTCTAGATTCCGACAAACCTCACCGACAAAACCTCACGACGGTTCTGAACGTGAAGAAGACGAATCTCACTACAAACTCGACACGTGTCCAACAACTCCAGTGGATAACCGCCGAACCGGAGAAGAATTTCACGGCGAATCTCACTACGAACTCGACACGCGTCCAACTCCGGTGGATAACCGCCGAGCCGGAGAAAAATTTCACGGCGAATCTAATGAGAAACTGGCTGGCTCCGGGAGGAGCGCCGTGCAGGGAGGCGAAGACCGTCGAGATCTCCCTCCCCGGCGTCGACGGGGTTGATCCCGTGGTTCTAACCGCCGGAGAGATCCACGTGTTCACGTTCCAAGCCTTGGACGAGTCCAAAGCCGCCGTCTGCATCGGCGGGGACTACTTCGAGACAGACTTATCCGGCGAGAAATGGAAATCGAGGCCGCCGGTGAAGGACTTCGGCAACGGGACCTACTCGATGTCGCTGCAGGTTCATCCCGAGTTCGCCGGAGAATTCAACCTCACCGTGATTCTACTCTTCCGTCATTACCAAGGACTCAAGTTCAGCACCGCGCGTCTAGGCTTCGACAAGAAGCTCCGCGACGTCCGGTTACGTTTCGTCAAGAAGCCTGACGTTTCTCTCCCGGAGCTCCGGTCGTGTAAAAGATCCGATTTCACTAGAGACGCTTGGTCAGGACGATGGATAAGGTTAGGGAAGAACGATAGCTGCCAGATCAGCAACGACGGCCGTTACCGCTGTCTCCCCGCGGGTTTCCCTTGCAGGAAACCGTGGTGCGAGGGGGCGGTTGGAGGTTTAGAGAGCAATGGGTGGGTTTACTCCACCCATTGCTCTTTCAAGATGTTCTCCGGGGAGACGGCTTGGGGCTGCTTGAAGAACAAGTGGCTCTTCTTCTGGGGGGATTCAAATCATGTCGATTCGATTAGAAACATGCTGAACTTTGTTTTGGGTCATCCGGAGATCCCCGCTGTGCCGAGGAGGTTTGACATGAAGTTCTCCAACCCGAAGAATGAATCAGAGACGGTGAGGATCACGAGTATCTTCAACGGTCACTGGAACGAGACGCAGAACTATCAGGGACTTGACTCGCTCAAAGACCAAGACTTTAGAGAGCTGCTCAAGAAGTACTTCTCGGAAGAAGACCGTGTTCCGGATGCTATGTTCGTGAACTCTGGTCTGCACGATGGGATTCACTGGCATAGCATTAGAGCGTTTGAGAAGGGAGCTGAGACGGCAGCTGCGTTTTGGAGAGAAGTGTTCGACGGGGTCAAAAGCAGGGGACTGAAGCCGCCTGAAGTGATTTTTAGGAACACGATCGCGACGGGTGGTTACGCTAGATTGCTGGCGTTTAATCCGAGCAAAATGGAGGCGTTTAACGGTGTGTTTTTGGAGAAGATGAAGGATGCGGGGTTGGTCACAAGCGTGGTGGATAACTTTGATATGACTTATCCGTGGCATTATGATAATAGGTGTAACGATGGAGTTCATTACGGGAGAACTCCGGCGAAAATGCGGTGGAGGGATGGGGAGATTGGGCATCAGTACTTTGTGGACGTGATGCTTATTCACGTGTTGCTGAATGCATTGTGTGTGAGATAG
- the LOC106296011 gene encoding RNA-binding protein cabeza isoform X1 → MSKEEFMKIQTCVLKVNIHCDGCKQKVKKILQKIEGVFTTKIDSDQGKVTVSGNVDPSVLIKKLAKSGKHAEVWGAPKGNNNNQNQLANQMKGMQIDNGKGVGGKNNNNNNKGPKNGGGGGGGGGGGGGNSNAPKMGQQLNPQQIQQLQQIQKMKGFQDLKLPPQLKDSKGAAPPPNKNQKGVKFDVPEDDDDDDDFTDDDEFDDEFTDDDDEFDDDEFGDLPPPSNKMKPNMMMPNAQQMMMNAQKNANLGGKGGPGGGNGGGGGGKGGPGGSGGGKGAPGGGGNQNQGGGKNGGKNGGGGGGHPQDGKNGGGPNAGKKGNGGGGGGGGGGPMAGGLPAGFRPMGGGGPQNMSMPMGGPMGMGGPMGNIPAVQGLPATGPGGGVPPGYFQGAGPDPMQMQQQQQQQQYLAAVMNQQRAMGNERFQPMMYARPPPAVNYMPPHPPHQYPNPYPYPYPYPPHGNDQYSHVFSDENTSSCDIM, encoded by the exons ATGAGTAAAGAAGAGTTTATGAAGATCCAG ACTTGTGTTCTTAAAGTGAACATACACTGTGATGGATGTAAGCAGAAAGTCAAGAAAATCTTGCAGAAAATCGAAG GTGTTTTCACGACCAAGATTGATTCAGACCAAGGGAAAGTGACTGTCTCCGGGAACGTAGATCCTTCAGTTCTCATCAAAAAGCTTGCAAAATCTGGTAAACATGCCGAAGTCTGGGGAGCTCCAAAGGGTAACAACAACAATCAGAATCAGTTGGCCAATCAGATGAAAGGGATGCAGATAGACAATGGAAAAGGTGTCGGTGGAAAGAACAATAACAACAACAATAAAGGTCCAAAGAACGGCGGTGGCGGTGGAGGAGGTGGAGGAGGCGGCGGAGGTAACAGTAACGCGCCGAAGATGGGACAGCAACTGAATCCACAACAGATTCAGCAGCTTCAACAGATCCAGAAGATGAAAGGGTTTCAAGATCTGAAGCTTCCTCCACAGTTGAAGGATTCCAAGGGCGCTGCTCCTCCTCCGAACAAGAACCAGAAAGGAGTGAAGTTTGATGTTCCTGAGGATGATGATGATGATGATGACTTCACTGATGACGACGAGTTTGATGATGAGTTCACTGACGATGACGACGAGTTTGATGACGACGAGTTTGGTGATCTCCCTCCTCCGTCTAATAAGATGAAGCCTAACATGATGATGCCTAACGCTCAGCAGATGATGATGAACGCTCAGAAGAACGCTAATCTTGGCGGTAAAGGTGGTCCCGGCGGTGGAAACGGCGGCGGCGGCGGTGGTAAAGGTGGTCCCGGAGGCAGTGGCGGTGGAAAAGGTGCTCCTGGTGGCGGTGGGAATCAAAACCAGGGCGGAGGCAAGAACGGTGGTAAAAACGGTGGTGGTGGCGGTGGACATCCACAAGATGGTAAAAACGGCGGTGGTCCAAACGCCGGAAAGAAGGGTAATGGCGGCGGAGGTGGAGGTGGAGGTGGTGGACCCATGGCGGGAGGACTGCCAGCCGGTTTCCGTCCCATGGGAGGCGGAGGACCACAAAACATGAGCATGCCAATGGGCGGTCCAATGGGTATGGGTGGTCCGATGGGTAATATTCCGGCGGTTCAAGGATTACCGGCAACCGGTCCAGGCGGTGGTGTACCACCAGGTTATTTCCAAGGAGCCGGGCCAGACCCTATGCAAATGCAGCAACAACAACAACAGCAACAGTATTTAGCAGCGGTTATGAACCAGCAACGTGCCATGGGAAACGAGCGGTTCCAACCAATGATGTACGCAAGGCCGCCACCGGCAGTTAACTACATGCCACCGCACCCGCCGCACCAATATCCAAACCCGTATCCGTACCCGTATCCATATCCACCTCATGGGAATGATCAGTACTCTCATGTCTTTAGCGATGAGAACACATCAAGCTGCGATATTATGTGA